A stretch of DNA from Vicinamibacterales bacterium:
CTGCGTGACGCGCTCCTGGAAGCCGCCGCCGGCCTTGCCCGACTCGCCAACGCCGCCGGCGAACACAACGATCGCTTCGGCCGGCTGTGGCGGCGCGGTGACCAGCAGCGGACTCGCGACCCACCACAGCGCCGGGGTCTGGAACAGCAGCAGGTAGATGGCGACGGCGGCAATCAGGCCTTCAGCCGTGCGGCGCCGCGCCCCGGCGTACAGCCGCCTGAGGCGGTCTTCCCAGCCACGGGCGTCTTGGCTACGGGAGGCGATGACCTCGTCGATCAGGGCCGACATGTCTCGCAGCCGTCGTGCCCATCCGTTTCGTTCGGCCGCGGCCATGCGGCGACGCCGCGCCTCGTCGCCAGCCGGCGTGGCCGCTCCGGAGACAGCCGCGGCAAACTCATCGGCCGTGCGCCCGACCGTCACCACGTTGTCGTGTTCACGATTGAAGCGGTGCACTTCCGGCAGGTCAGTCGCGACGACCGGCTTCCCCATCGCGAGATACTCGTTCATCTTCGCGGGATAGACGTTGGCCGTGTAGTCGGCGATCCGGTACGGCACCAGCCCGACGTCGAAGCCTTGAATGTAAGCGGGCACCTCGGCGTGCGGGCGTTGACCGAGCAGGTGCACGTTGGGACACGCCTGCAGGCGCGACACGTCCACCTGCGCCGGGCCGATCAAGGCGAAGCTCGTATCCGGCAAGCGGGTCGCCGCGGCGACGATCAGGTCCTGATCGACCCACTGGTGGATGCCGCCGACGTAGCCGGCGATGGGCCGCGGCAACCGCGCCAGGTCGTCGGGCACCGCCACGCCAGAATCGCGGGCGGCGCCAAAGGCCTCCAGGCTGACGCCCGACGGGAACAGGTGCACATGTTCGCTGAACTTCGCCGCGCGCTCACGCAGCTTCTCCGACGTCACGAACACCAGCTCGGCGTCGCGAAAGAGCTGCTCCTCGCTGGTCACGATGCGGCGGGCGTCGGCGGAACTCGACGCGAACTCGTCGACGCAGTGATAGATCGTCGCGACCGGATCAATCCGCGCGATCACCTCTCGTGCCAGCGGCGTCGGCAGGAAGGTCCAGACGATGGGGCGGGAGAAGCCGGTGGCGCGCATCCAGCGGGTGAGGCTGCGCATCATCACCTGGCGGTTGATCCAGCCGGCGAGGCGCGAGTACGGCAGCGGCAGCACCAGCGGCGAGTGCACGAACAGGTTAGGGCGCTCTTCGCGGAAGCCCTTGGTGCCGCGCCGCCAGTTCTTCAGGCGGGCGCGAATGCGGCCGATGTCGCTGACGCGAACCTGGCGGACGCCGGTGTTCTCGATGAACAGCACGCGGTGCCCCTCGGCGGCGAGGCGCGACATGATCTCCTGGTGGCCCTGCCAGATAAAGTCCCAGTCGATCGACGAGATGCAGAGGATGTCGTGCTGGCGGTTCATGAAGTGTAGGGCGGTCCTTTAGGGCCGCCGTCCAAGCACGTCGTTATAGGCTGCCATCCACTGCTCGGCGACACGCTCAATGGTATAGCGGTCTTCGACCGTGCGTCGCGCCTTAACTCCCATGCCGGCGGCTGCGGCCGGCCGCGACAGCAAGTCCGCCAGGCCGGCGGCAAAGGCGGCGACGTCACCAGGTGGCACGAGCAGGCCATTGACGCCGGACTCGATCATCGTGTCGGTCGACCCCGGTAGCCGTGACGCCACCGCCGGCAGCCCGCACGCCATGGCTTCGAGCAGCACGATCGGCAGGCCTTCGCGCGCCGACGGCATAGCGAACACATCGGCGGCCCGGAAGTAGTCTTCGATGGCCGCTGTCGGCGGCACGAACAACACCTCGCCGCCAAAGCCCGACGCGTCAGCCGCCGCGCGCACCCGCTCGGCAAAGCGGTCGGCCAGTTCATACAACGTGGGATTGCTGGCGCCGACGAAGACCAGCGTGGAGGCGATGCCGGTTTCGCGCCGCATCCGCAGCCATGCGTCGAACAGCACATGGGGCTGCTTGTCCGGCGACATGACCCCGACAAAGAGCACGATCGGGCGATCCTCGGGGAGGTGCAGTCGTCGCCGCAACGCCTGGCGTTCGGCCGGTGACGCCGGTGCAAAGCGCACGGCATCCACGCCGTTGGGGATCTCGCGAATCCGGCCGGCCGGCAGGCCGGCCTCGAGGTAGCAGGCGGTCAGGCCCGGGCTGACGCTCAGGTAGGCATCCGCCCCCGAAAACGCCCACCATGCGAGCGCGCCGTGCGCACGGATGGTCTCGGGTTCGTCATGCCTGGCAGTCTGCAAGTGGATCAACATGGGCCGGCCGAAGAGCCGGGAGACGGCGGCCACAAGAATGTTCTTGGTCGAATACCCTTGGATATGGACCAGTTTCGCACGCGGCATGAGACGAAACAACTCCGCCAGGAGGCGCGCGCTGGCAGTCACAACCGACCAGCGGCTTGCGACGCTGACGATGACTCGCGACACGGACACGCCGTCGACCACCTCACGGAAAGGGATCCCCTGAGTGGTGGCGGTCGTCAGCACCTTCAGGCGGGCACGTCCGTTCAGGACATGCGCCACCGCCTGACACTGTAAGCCCCCGGCGCTGAACTCCGGATAATAGGCGCCCGTGACCCAGAGCACCGACGGCAGAACCGGTGTGCTCATCGCGCGATCAGCCGCGATATCCGACCGCTGACGCGGGCCGCACTGAAGCAAGCGGTTGCCCATGCGTACCTCCACGCACGCGCGGAAGAACTTGGCTCTGGGTGCATCCGGAGCACGTCCGACAGAGTCTGAATGTTGGCCGCACCGCTGAAGTGCGTGGCACAGTACGCCGATAGACGCTCCCGAATTGAGGCTCGCAGAGTGGGGTCCGCCGCCAGCCTCGACAGCGCGGCGTACCAGCTGTCCCGGGTGTTTTCGCACAGCAGCGCCACACCCGCGTCGGCGACCTCCTCGTACGGAGGCTCGTTCGTGAAAATCGGGGCCGCCCCTATTACATCGGCGTTAATCAAGACAT
This window harbors:
- a CDS encoding glycosyltransferase family 4 protein; its protein translation is MSTPVLPSVLWVTGAYYPEFSAGGLQCQAVAHVLNGRARLKVLTTATTQGIPFREVVDGVSVSRVIVSVASRWSVVTASARLLAELFRLMPRAKLVHIQGYSTKNILVAAVSRLFGRPMLIHLQTARHDEPETIRAHGALAWWAFSGADAYLSVSPGLTACYLEAGLPAGRIREIPNGVDAVRFAPASPAERQALRRRLHLPEDRPIVLFVGVMSPDKQPHVLFDAWLRMRRETGIASTLVFVGASNPTLYELADRFAERVRAAADASGFGGEVLFVPPTAAIEDYFRAADVFAMPSAREGLPIVLLEAMACGLPAVASRLPGSTDTMIESGVNGLLVPPGDVAAFAAGLADLLSRPAAAAGMGVKARRTVEDRYTIERVAEQWMAAYNDVLGRRP
- a CDS encoding ElyC/SanA/YdcF family protein → MNRQHDILCISSIDWDFIWQGHQEIMSRLAAEGHRVLFIENTGVRQVRVSDIGRIRARLKNWRRGTKGFREERPNLFVHSPLVLPLPYSRLAGWINRQVMMRSLTRWMRATGFSRPIVWTFLPTPLAREVIARIDPVATIYHCVDEFASSSADARRIVTSEEQLFRDAELVFVTSEKLRERAAKFSEHVHLFPSGVSLEAFGAARDSGVAVPDDLARLPRPIAGYVGGIHQWVDQDLIVAAATRLPDTSFALIGPAQVDVSRLQACPNVHLLGQRPHAEVPAYIQGFDVGLVPYRIADYTANVYPAKMNEYLAMGKPVVATDLPEVHRFNREHDNVVTVGRTADEFAAAVSGAATPAGDEARRRRMAAAERNGWARRLRDMSALIDEVIASRSQDARGWEDRLRRLYAGARRRTAEGLIAAVAIYLLLFQTPALWWVASPLLVTAPPQPAEAIVVFAGGVGESGKAGGGFQERVTQAVALYRAGYAPKLIFSSGYVFTLREAEVMKAVAIDNGVPADAILLEEAAKNTYDNVRLTKQMLDRNGWSRILLVSSPYHMRRATMTWSKLAPDVAVVPTPVPQSQFYTHERGASLEQIRGILHEYAALASYWWRGWV